The genomic window ACTGGGCCGCATCGTTGACGATGAGATCGAGGTGGAGTGCCCCCACTGCGGGACCATGCTCTTCGTGGCCTTCGGCGACGGTGGCCACTTCGCGACCCACGAGGACTATGCGACCAAGACCGTCGTCGAGCAGACACCCTTGCTCCCGGCCAGTCCCGCCGACCTGGACGGTGCCGGACAGCGGCTCTACCAAGCAAGCGTGCAGCACGGGCAAACCGCCATCGCCACTGCACTCACGTACCTGTTCGGCCATGCCATCTGCACACAGTGCAGCACCGAATTCCGCGTGTCTGACCAGGTCTCCCGCTACTGACTCGGGGCTCGGGCGGGCGCGGATCACGGCAAATGAGTGAGTCTGTTCGAGGTTCGGGTATAGCCCACGCACCGGCACAGCTGGTGGGTCGCACGTTTGCGGGCCGGGTCCGACCGCATCGGCGAACCGGTTCACGAGCACCCGCGGTTGTGCCTCGTCCGGCGTCATTGCCGCAATATATCGACGACCGCGCAGGGGCACGGTCCGCCGGTTTCCTTCAGGTTGGCATTCGGTTGCCGATGCGGTGGCCCGTGACCGAACCACCCAAGTTCTCCCTGCCCCGATGGCTGCCGCTCGTTGCTGCCACCGCCGTGGGCGTCGCTGGGATCGCCGCGGCCGCCGCTGTCGCCTGCCGAAGGCAGCCCGCCATCCTCGTCGAGGACGTGCCCGAACTGCCGCCACCGGTTCCGGTGACGCCCGCGGAGAGCAGCAGACCGCCGCGGTCTCGCGGGATCGTGCTCGTGATCGTGGCCGTCGTCGCCGCGGTGTGGGCGCTGGTGGTCATCTGCGACGACCTGAACGAGGTGGAGTGCGCGAGGGCCCGCAGTTCCTCCTATAGCGTGGGGGCCGGCCGGCCGCTCGGCGAAGTCCACAGTGTTTCCGGCGACTGTGCCGAGCGTTGATCACCGGCCGGATGCCGGGAACGGTTTCCTTCAGGTTGGCATTCGGTTGCCGATGCGGTGGCCTGTGACCGAACCGTCCAAGTTCCGCCTGGCCCGATGGGTGCCGTTGGCCGCAGCGGTCGCCGTGGGGGCCGCCGGTCTCGCCGCCGTGGCCGTGGCCCGCCGTCGCGAGCCGGCCGTTGCCGAGGCGCCGCTGACACCACCATCACCGCGGCCGGGAACGGAGACACCAAGTCCCCTCCGTTTCCGGGCGATCCTCGTGGCGATGACGCTCGGGGTACTCGCGGTGTGGACGTTCGCGATCCACACCAATGCCATGGCCGAGGTGGCCTGCGTGGAGGCCCGCGAGCACCTCGACTCCCGGGACAACAGCTGGCAGACGGCCTATCGTTACGTCGGTGGCCTCAGCTCCACCATCGAGGCCACCGGCTCCTACGAGGTCGCCATCGCCTGCGCCTACCGTCGCTGAGGGAGTCTCCCGAAGTGGTTTCCTTCAGGTTGGCGTTCGGTTGCCGATGCGGTGGCCCGTGACCGAACCGTCCAAGCCCTCCCTGCCCCCATGGTTGCCGTTGGCCGCCGCCACCGCCGTGGGGGTCGCCGGTCTCGCGGCGGCGGCCGCCGTCGCCTGCCGCCGCAAGGTCGTCGAGGAGCCCGCACTCCCGCCGTCACCACCGGCGCCGGATCGTCAGCGTCCCCTCGAGAGTCTCGTGGGCGTTCTGTCGGCCGAGAAGCCCGCCGCCTCGCGGCAGCGGCCGCCCCGAGTGACGTCGCCGCTTCCGCCGGTGAATCCGAGAGCCCAGCGGAACTACGTGATCCTGCTGGTGATCGCCGCCGTCGTCGTGTGGGCATGGGTGGTCGGGTACATCGTCCACGCGTCGGCCGACCCCACCTACGATCCACGTCCGGCGTTGACCACCGACTTCGACGCCGGGTACTTAGGCGATCTTCGGGGTATCCATGTGGACCGGTAGTGAGCCGCCGGCCCGACGGCGGATCGGTCACTCAGAGACCAGGATGTCGATCAGCCGGGCGGCGGCCATCGTGCCGGTGCGGCTCGCCGGGGTGAACGGGCCGGACGCCACAAGCCACGCCGGCTGGGTGAAGAGCTGGGTGCCGACGCCAATGCCGACGGCGTAACCACGGATCATCCACGCGCGGTGGGCTGTGAAGTCGCGGCGCCGGGCGGTGACGACGCCTAGGACCAACTCCGCAGTCAGCGCATACCGGTGGACCTGACCGTCCGCGGGCTTCGCCTGGGCGGTGATCGCCTGCGCCGCGGTGAAGTCCTCGTCGCTTACCGGCGCCGGACGCATGCGTTCCGGGGAGATCACCCACTCGTCCCGAGGGATTCCAGACCCGGACCGAATCAAGACTGACACGGACAGCGGCATGAGCGGACATTCTTGGCCGTACCCGAGATGCTCGTGAACCGACGGACAGTGGAGGTCAGGTCCGAAGCTCCCCGAGCGCCGGGTTGACCGCGAGTCTTGGGTACTCGGCAGCGAGCTGGTTCAGCACGTCTTGGCGAAAGTTCAGCCAGGCATCCCCGAGGTCGGTCAACCCGCATATCGCCTCAGCTCGCGAGTAGGTGCACGAAACCTTCACCCGTTCGGCAACCGGAGCAAACTCGATCAGCTCAGCGTTCTCGGTGAAGCCGATCGCAGAGTGCTCACCCCGCTCCAGTTGACCAAGTACGCCCTTCATCGACCAAAGGAAGTCGAATACAGGTGTCCACGACCACGGCAGGGTCAACTCGACATCATCGATCGTGAAGGATAAGTCGGACAAGAAGTAGTACCAGCGCAAGTCGGCGGCGCTGACTACAGCGAGGTCTGCTCCGCATTGGACTTCTCGGCCGTGGTCAACGTATGGACCGGTACGGAGATACCTGAACTCGATCATTGGACAGCTCCTGCTGGACGCCTCTGCACGTCGGCAACGCCATGATCCAACACCTGCCCATCGGCCACGGTTCTCGTCCCGGTTGGCGTCCGTAAGCCGCCACTTGGGGAGGGCGGCGGGCGGATCGCGGCAGTAGAGGACGTCCGAGGTCGTTCCGCCGCATACGGTTGCTGGACGCGGCGCCGAGATCAGACGATAGGAACGTGTTCGACTACCGGTGCCCAAGGTGCGGCCAACGTGCGGCCAACGGGGCTTGGTCGATAAGCCTGAACGCTGCGACGAGCTCTGCGGGACCTGCAAGGCTGAGGCGACATGGGACTCACTCGACCCCGACGTGAAGTACGCGATTGACGCCGAGATCCGCCGCGGGTCGATACAGGGGCTGATCGCGATGCGAGACGCCACACCGCCGATCCGACTACCCCACGCGGTCGTTCTCTTCCATTACCGGTATGCCTCAGGCGTGCGTTCAGAGGCGGCCGGCCAGTAGCCGGGTAGGCGTTGTCCGCGGCAGACATCCGTGTGTCGGATCTGTGGGATGAATGCCGGAAGCGCAGGCTGTTATGGCCGGTGCCGGCCCATCCAGGCGGTGGCGAAGTCGACCAGGTCGCGCTGTGGCATCAGGCGAGCCATAGCGCTGCCGACGGGCCCGACCTCGACAGTGCCTGCCACCTCGTACGCGCCGCCAATGTCCTCAAAGTCGGAGGCATCAACGACCGGTGCCGTCCAGGTGATCCAGCGATTGTCGCCGTCCTTGCCACGAACCGCAGCTCCGTGATCGGCCATCGGGACTTCAGCCTGGCGACACTCCGCAAGATGCAACGACGTGTTGCGCCGGTGTCCGCAGCCCAGCAGCAACACCTTGCCGTGTTCCCGGTAGAGGGCACCGAGGGGCGACTTCTCGCCCAGCCCGTCCTCGAGTGAATGGTCGTCGACTATCACCGCGGCCTTCGCCCCCAGCGCTGCGAACGACACGTACGGATGCACACTGCGCACAGCCTCCGGCCAGGTACGTACCGTCTCGGCCAGGACACCCATGTGCCGGCTCGGTGTACACGCCGGATCGAAACCGGGGCTCTGCTCCCGAATGATCGGCCACCACGCCGCCGGAACAGGCGGATTACGCCAACCGGCCGGATCGGAGTTAAACGGCGTGTGCGTCGGCACGACCAGCGTGCCCGTCGGACCCAGCGCTTCCAGCAGGGCTTGGACGACAGCTTGGACCTTGCCCACGACGAAACCCAGCGATCGAACTGACGAGTGCACCAGCACCGTATCGCCCGCTAACAGACCGATACCTCTAAGATCCGCGGCCAAGGTTCTCTTGGTGTGCGGCAACGGTTGTTCCACCGCGTCATTGTGCTCATCCTGCGGACTGACGCTGCACCGGGCTATAGCGAGCACACTCGCTCATCGGCACGACGGGACGTCGGCCGGTGGCGTATGCTCGCCGCCGTTCCTGATGTGTGACCAGTACGAGGCCCAGCGGGCCTTGCGACGAGCGTGCCCGGTTACGCTGCACGGCAATGGATTCCGGTGAGATCTTCAGCCAGCTCGACGCCGCGGCGGAGCAGTGCGACTTTCCGGACCTTAGCAACGGCTACTACTACGCTGTCGACGCCAGGCTTCACGTCTACCGGGACGCGCACCGGTGGGCGCTGATAATCGAGACGGTTGGTTACTCGCCGCGGGCGCGCAACCTCACTGATGTCCTTCATACCTTCGGCAACTGCCTGACGAGCGGTGATCCGGGCTTCGACAACGCGGACTTCCTCGACCGGATCGACAACTGGGACGCGATCGAGGACATCGACGAACCAGAGGCGTACAGCGGAGCCTCGATCATGGTCCGAGGGCACCGGATCGAGGTGCCTGCTGGAAATGGCGCCGAACTGGTCGACATACTTCGCCGGCTCGTCCCTGACCATCGGGAACTCCTGCTGGCTGATGAGGCGGAGCTCAGGCGCCGGATCCCGGCCGACATCCCTGAGATCATGCGGCTCGACCAGTGGCACCATCCTGTCGACGACCTGCCCAGCGAGTCAACGACGTTCCGTCAACTTACTGGCGTACTCGCGACCGGCGATACCAAGCTGTACGCGCCGAGCACGACACCCAACACGCATTGGTCCCACTGGCCGGAGTCCGGAACCCTATAGACCCGCACAGACTCTGACCATCAGCGGCATGTGAGTGTGCGGCTCCGGGAGAACGAGGCGCGGTGCCCCGGCTGGGTGTTGTGCCTGCCAAACAGGCCTTGCGACGACGACCTGCAGAATTGTCATACCCGCCTGCTGAGATGCTGGCATGTCACAACAGCCGCGCCCTCTCGTCGATATTTCAACTGTCACCCCCGCGCAGCGCGCTCAAATCCTCCGTGAGGAGGCAGCCCTGCTTGTAGCAGAGATGAGCAAGGGCGGAATCGATACTCTTAGTGATATTATCGTCACTCTCGAAATGCGAGTGGACGAGATTGAAGACAGCGTCGCTGCGGATTACTATTCGCCAAAGTAGCCAGGCTTGTTGTAAGAACGCATAGCCGCCCGTGGCCAGTAAACAGTCTCCACGCGCTTCCGGCAGGGAATGGTTACCAGTCACGGGCCTTTCGCTGAGCACCTAACATCACATTGCTTAACTGGCTTCCGTCGAGCCGTGAAAGTAACGGCCGAATCTCGGCTCCGCGCAGTTGAACGTACTCTCTTAGGCATGTGATCGCGGTGTCAGGAGTGCACCTTGACGCCCGGACTGCAACTCTCCGTGACCCAGGTATTGAGCCGCCCCGGATGCCTCGGTGGGGCCGCGGGACAGGGCCATTGCGTTGTCTGATGGCAGGGCTCTGAACTGGGGATTCGCGGCGTAATTGGCCTCCGTGGAGGCGAAGGCGGCGGGTGAAATCACGTCGGTGATCATGACGTTCTCCAGGCCACACGAAGCTCCGAGGACCTCACCCGCCGATGGCATCGCCTCTCATCACCTCACTGAACGTCACGACACCCCACACCACCACTGCGCCGGCGCCGGCGCCGATCACCGTGCCGCCCGCACCGAGGCGCGCCTGATCCATGTCCAGCACCGTTTCAAGATCAGTATTTCTGGCACCGGGAAAGCCGCACAAGCATGGGGCCCGCCATGGGTGGACTTGACCTAGGCATCAGAGGAGACTCGGCCCGAGGAAGCGCATTCTTCTGCGAGGGGGACCTGTTGAAGATCAGACACTTTCTTGACGAGAAGGAATTGAACGGGCCAGCGGAGACGCGGCGGACCGCACTGGCGCAATGTGCGGTCACCTGCACGGTCAATGTCGCCGAGCAACTGCAGGAGGTGCGCGGTTTCCGGAAAGATGGCGATTTTGAGGGATGGGTCCGTGGCCAGCCTTTCGCCGCAAAGGTCGAGGAAACGAAGGAGCTGGTAACCAGATCACGGGCACACGAGTCCCAGGACGCACAACGAGTCGTGGAACGGCAACGAATTCTGAACCAGCGCACCGTCGAGGATCTGATGGAGCTTTCTCAGCGGCTCGACCTGGCGCCCACGTCCAGGGAGCTTCTCGACCTCGCCCACCGTGGAGTCTCACCGCTGGAGCCGCCGATCCTCCACTCGGCCGTGCTCTTCGACAACTCGCCTTCCGGCGCGGTTACGTTCATCCTGCCCACCGGTATTCCGGTGCCCTCATTCGGCGGCGGTAACGATCGCACTTCTCAGGTCGACATAATCGCGGCGGCTGTCACGACGCTGTGGGACCGGACGTGGTGGCGGGGCGCCAGTCACGTCATGTTCGGGGTCGGCCTCTTCTCGCTCTTCAACAGTGCCTTCGACAACCGCGCAGCGTCGGGTATCTGCCTATAACACATTGCTGTTCTTCAACAGGATTTCGTGGTGGACTCTACGGTCGGGGCCTCGATTTCATCTCCGGCCACGGCGCGCCCACCGAGTGATCCGACATTAGCCTCGGGCCCTTCGTTAAAGAGTGTCCAAGGACTGAGTCAGAAATAGAGAAGTGCCCTCTGAACAGGGAAAATAGGCGTCGAGGACGGCACGATCCCGGCCGGATCGCCGTCGATCTCGCCGTGAGCCTCGCTGATGGCGGCGAGGCCATCGCCGCTCTGGCCGTGCCGCGCAACCAGTCCGCCCCGGTCGGGCCGGTCGCCTCCGACCCGACCGCGTGGCGGCTGCTGTCACCACTCGACCAGGCGACTCTGGCTGAACTTCGCGGGGCCCGAGCCCTGGCCCGCGAGATCGCCTGGGCCCAGCACGCCGATACCCGCGGTGACTTCCCGCAGGTCACCGCGGCCGGTCCGCGGGCTCCAGCCACGGCTTCCTCGCCCACATCCGCGTTCTGCGCGAACAGTATCTGGACATCCTGTTCTCCGTCGGCGCCGTGATCACCGAACCGGTCCGAGCTGCTATCCAGGCGGCGACCGGCTGGTTTCCGGCCGTCGCCACCGGCGGTGAACTGCGCGAACACGCCGAAGTCTGCGAGATCACCGGCCTGCTCGACGCGGCCGGCTGGCCAGAAGGCACCCGGTTCCTGGTCCGTCGTGAACGCCCGCACCCCGGTGCTCAGCTGTCGCTGTTCGACACCGTCGAAGGATGGCGTCATCAAGTCGTCGCCACCGACACACCCGCAGGTCAGAGCAGTATCCAGCACCTCGAAGGCGGCACCGGGCTCATGCCCGCGTCGAAGACCGTATCCGCACCGGCAAGAACACCGGCTTCGGCCGGTTCCCGTCCCGGGTCTCCGCCATCAACCAGGCCTGGCTGCAACTCGCTTTGACCGGCATCGACCTGCTCGCCTGGACCCAAATCCTTCTGCTGGACGGCGACCTGGCCACCGCCGAACCCAAGAAACTGCGCTACCGGCTGCTACACGTCGCCGCCCGGATCACCCGCACCGCCCGCCGAACCCGCCTCGCCATCGCCGCCGACTGGCCCTGAACCAACGCCCTGACCAGCGCCTTCAACCACCTCGCCGCACTGCCGCAGCCCACCGGCTGACCCTGCAGCCCACGCTGCGACCAACGACACGGAGGAGTCCGGCCACGCGCCGGACCCTCACCATGCCCACAAAAACGCAGCAAGAAGACGAATCGGATCCATCGAACGGCAGCTATGAACCGGCGCCTAAATGAAAGACCGAGGCTAACTGCAGATGAGGCGTTGACCAGAAGTGCCGATGAGCAGGTCCGCCGGGGCGGGCGCCGGTTGATCGGCATGTCGGAGAAGATCAACCCGATTCTCCATCCAGTGCAGGACGATCGCCTATGAGCACCGAACCTGCGGCCGCGACGGTCCACCCATATACAGGCCGTGCTGCTCACATCGGCTACTTGAGCGTGCGGCAGGAGAGGCACACGAGTGCCTGATCGCGACGTCCTGCGATCGTCGGACCGTCGGACCCACTGATCGGGGCCCGGAACCGCCGCACACACTTTGTCCACAAGCTTCTTTCAAGCTCAACGGCATGTCCACACCAGTCATTTTCATCCACGGTCGGCGGTCGTACGCCTCGTCGTGGCAGCCCTGGACCGACCCGTCCGCCGACCGCGGTAACCGCGCCGTCGCGCCCCGCAGGCCCGAAGTCGCCGCAACCGCGCTGACCCGGCTGAAAGGGCGGAACCTCTGATGGACCTGCGACTCTCTGGCAAGACCGCCCTGGTGACCGGCGCGAGCCGCGGCATCGGACTCGCGATCACTCAAGCTCTCGCCGCTGAGGGTGTGCGGGTGGTGGCGGGCGCCCGTAACACCTCGGCCGCCCGTGACACCTCGGCCGGCAGTGAACTGATCCACCCGGTCAAGGCCGACCTCAGCACCGCTGACGGGGCCGTCTCGCTGGTCGAACAGGCGACCGAGCTGCTCGGCGGTCGCCTGGACATCCTGGTCAACAACGTCGGCGGGGTGCACCCGCGGCCTCGGGGGTTCCAGTCGGTCACCGATGACAGCTGGCTGGAGACCCTGACGATCAACTTCCTTGCGGCGGTACGGGTGACCAGAGCCACTCTCCCGTCGCTGCTCGACAGCCGCGGCACCATCGTCACGATCGGTTCGGTCAACGCGGTGCTGCCCGATCCCCTGGTCATCGACTACAGCGCCGCCAAAGCCGCCCTCGCCAGCTTCTCCAAGTCCCTGTCCAAAGAGCTGGGACCGCGCGGAGTACGGGTCAACACGATCAGCCCGGGGCCGGTCGAAACCGATCTATGGCTGGGTGCGGGCGGGGTCGCCGAGACCGTGGGCGGTGCCCAGAACCTGACTCCCGCGCAGGTCGCCGAAGGCGCGGTCGCCGGTATCCCGACCGGACGGTTCACCCGCCCGGACGAGGTCGCCGACCTGGTGCTGCTGCTGGCGAGCGGCCGGGCCGGAAACGTCACCGGCGCCGACTTCGCCATCGACGGCGGACTCGTCAGCACTCTCTGAACCCGTACCCGCGAAAGAACCCGTACACCCGCGAAAGAACCCGTACACCCGCGAAAGAACCCGTACACCCGCGAAAGGTTTTTGATCGTGAACGCCAACGCAGTCGACGTCGCCACCCTGCG from Actinoplanes derwentensis includes these protein-coding regions:
- a CDS encoding DUF2306 domain-containing protein: MISPERMRPAPVSDEDFTAAQAITAQAKPADGQVHRYALTAELVLGVVTARRRDFTAHRAWMIRGYAVGIGVGTQLFTQPAWLVASGPFTPASRTGTMAAARLIDILVSE
- a CDS encoding aminoglycoside N(3)-acetyltransferase, whose amino-acid sequence is MEQPLPHTKRTLAADLRGIGLLAGDTVLVHSSVRSLGFVVGKVQAVVQALLEALGPTGTLVVPTHTPFNSDPAGWRNPPVPAAWWPIIREQSPGFDPACTPSRHMGVLAETVRTWPEAVRSVHPYVSFAALGAKAAVIVDDHSLEDGLGEKSPLGALYREHGKVLLLGCGHRRNTSLHLAECRQAEVPMADHGAAVRGKDGDNRWITWTAPVVDASDFEDIGGAYEVAGTVEVGPVGSAMARLMPQRDLVDFATAWMGRHRP
- a CDS encoding DUF7003 family protein encodes the protein MDSGEIFSQLDAAAEQCDFPDLSNGYYYAVDARLHVYRDAHRWALIIETVGYSPRARNLTDVLHTFGNCLTSGDPGFDNADFLDRIDNWDAIEDIDEPEAYSGASIMVRGHRIEVPAGNGAELVDILRRLVPDHRELLLADEAELRRRIPADIPEIMRLDQWHHPVDDLPSESTTFRQLTGVLATGDTKLYAPSTTPNTHWSHWPESGTL
- a CDS encoding SDR family NAD(P)-dependent oxidoreductase, giving the protein MDLRLSGKTALVTGASRGIGLAITQALAAEGVRVVAGARNTSAARDTSAGSELIHPVKADLSTADGAVSLVEQATELLGGRLDILVNNVGGVHPRPRGFQSVTDDSWLETLTINFLAAVRVTRATLPSLLDSRGTIVTIGSVNAVLPDPLVIDYSAAKAALASFSKSLSKELGPRGVRVNTISPGPVETDLWLGAGGVAETVGGAQNLTPAQVAEGAVAGIPTGRFTRPDEVADLVLLLASGRAGNVTGADFAIDGGLVSTL